In one Corythoichthys intestinalis isolate RoL2023-P3 chromosome 16, ASM3026506v1, whole genome shotgun sequence genomic region, the following are encoded:
- the LOC130904699 gene encoding metalloproteinase inhibitor 2-like — translation MSWTVKTLILPLVLLCLWRQTQACTCPPVHPQEAFCKADVVLRAVVGEVKADVKGAAPVMYRIQHIATLKGLEKKFGAIYTAVSSAACGVTLTKDVEYLFMGRVLGDGKLYISLCDFFQPWAALSATQKNLLQRYYMGCDCKIQLCYTIHCGISDPKACWWTDFHPLMMMSKGNQARNFACLKRSDGSCVWQQGAVVFRDSTDDNDDDDDDDNE, via the exons GGCGGCAAACGCAAGCCTGCACCTGCCCCCCGGTGCACCCGCAGGAGGCCTTTTGTAAGGCAGATGTTG TTCTCAGGGCAGTAGTTGGAGAGGTGAAGGCTGACGTTAAAGGAGCTGCCCCTGTCATGTATCGCATCCAACACATTGCG accctcAAGGGTTTGGAAAAGAAATTCGGTGCCATCTACACTGCCGTCAGCTCTGCAGCATGTGGAGTCACTCTGACCAAGGACGTAGAGTATTTATTTATGG GCAGAGTGCTCGGTGACGGCAAGCTATACATCTCCCTGTGCGACTTTTTCCAGCCGTGGGCAGCCTTGAGCGCCACTCAGAAGAACCTGTTGCAGCGTTACTACATGGGCTGTGATTGCAAG ATCCAGCTCTGCTACACGATTCATTGTGGCATTAGCGACCCGAAAGCGTGCTGGTGGACGGACTTTCATCCCTTGATGATGATGAGCAAAGGCAACCAGGCCCGAAACTTTGCTTGCCTCAAGAGAAGCGATGGCTCTTGCGTCTGGCAGCAAGGGGCCGTGGTGTTCAGGGACTCCACAGACGACaatgacgacgacgacgacgacgacaatgaatga